A genome region from Populus alba chromosome 3, ASM523922v2, whole genome shotgun sequence includes the following:
- the LOC118028592 gene encoding protein NRT1/ PTR FAMILY 6.3, which produces MSLPETQGKTLPDAWDYKGRPAERSKTGGWTSAAMILGGEAMERLTTLGIAVNLVTYLTGTMHLGNATSANTVTNFLGTSFMLCLLGGFIADTFLGRYLTIAIFATVQATGVTILTISTVVPSLRPPKCVDNTDCIPANGEQLTVLYLGLYLTALGTGGLKSSVSGFGSDQFDETDPKERKQMLNFFNWFFFLINLGALCAVTVLVYIQDNLGREWGYGICACAIGLALFVFLSGTRRYRFRKLVGSPLTQIATVFVSAWRKRHMELPSDVSLLYNVDDVEEGSKEKKQKLPHTKQFRFLDKAAIKGLEVGKVNKWSLATITDVEEVKMVIRMMLIWATTVMFWTVYAQMTTFSVSQATTMDRRIGKSFQIPAASLAGFFVGSILLTVPVYDRIIVPVARRVLKHPQGLTPLRRIGVGLVLSIVAMIAAALTEKKRLRAARLHGLANDPTAEIPLSVFWLVPQFFFVGSGEAFTYIGQLDFFLRECPKGMKTMSTGLFLSTLSLGFFVSSSLVTIVHKVTMNKPWLADNLNQGRLHDFYWLLAILSALNFVIYLICARWYVYKDKRLAVDEGIELDEVDEPTFH; this is translated from the exons atgtcTCTTCCAGAAACACAAGGCAAGACCCTCCCAGATGCGTGGGACTATAAGGGCCGCCCTGCGGAGCGGTCCAAAACTGGTGGCTGGACCAGTGCTGCCATGATTCTAG GCGGAGAGGCAATGGAGAGACTAACAACACTTGGTATTGCTGTTAATCTGGTGACGTATCTGACTGGTACTATGCACCTGGGCAATGCTACCTCTGCCAACACTGTCACCAACTTCCTTGGAACATCTTTCATGCTTTGTCTGCTTGGTGGTTTTATTGCTGACACCTTTCTTGGAAG GTATCTTACCATCGCCATCTTCGCCACCGTGCAAGCAACG GGTGTCACAATCTTGACTATCTCCACCGTAGTCCCAAGCCTCAGGCCACCAAAATGTGTGGACAACACGGATTGCATCCCTGCTAACGGAGAACAACTCACGGTTCTTTATTTGGGCCTGTACCTCACTGCCCTCGGCACTGGAGGTCTAAAATCAAGCGTCTCAGGATTTGGCTCGGATCAATTCGATGAAACGGACCCAAAAGAACGAAAACAGATGCTCAATTTCTTTAACTGGTTCTTCTTTCTAATCAACCTAGGTGCACTTTGTGCAGTGACAGTTCTGGTTTACATACAAGATAATTTGGGGAGAGAATGGGGATATGGCATATGTGCCTGTGCTATTGGGCTAGCCCTATTTGTGTTCCTTTCTGGCACAAGGCGGTACCGGTTCAGGAAATTGGTGGGTAGTCCATTGACACAGATAGCCACTGTTTTTGTGAGTGCTTGGAGAAAAAGGCACATGGAATTACCTTCAGATGTGTCTCTTCTTTACAACGTCGATGATGTTGAAGAGGGAAGCAAGGAGAAGAAGCAAAAGCTGCCACATACCAAGCAATTCCg TTTCTTGGACAAAGCAGCGATCAAGGGCCTAGAAGTGGGCAAGGTAAACAAGTGGAGTTTAGCAACCATAACAGATGTGGAAGAAGTGAAAATGGTAATTAGAATGATGCTCATTTGGGCTACTACTGTGATGTTTTGGACTGTCTATGCCCAGATGACCACATTTTCCGTGTCACAAGCCACCACCATGGACCGTCGCATCGGAAAATCTTTCCAAATACCTGCAGCATCACTGGCGGGTTTCTTTGTTGGTAGCATTCTTTTGACTGTTCCTGTTTATGACCGAATTATCGTCCCCGTTGCAAGAAGAGTGCTTAAGCATCCACAAGGGCTAACCCCATTAAGACGCATAGGAGTCGGGTTGGTTTTATCCATTGTTGCCATGATAGCCGCAGCACTCACTGAGAAGAAGAGGCTGAGAGCCGCCAGATTACATGGTTTGGCTAATGATCCAACGGCCGAGATCCCATTGAGTGTGTTCTGGCTGGTCCCGCAATTCTTTTTTGTGGGGTCTGGTGAAGCTTTCACATATATAGGGCAGcttgatttcttcctgagagaGTGTCCGAAGGGGATGAAGACGATGAGCACAGGGCTGTTTTTGAGCACGCTTTCTCTAGGGTTCTTTGTCAGCTCTTCATTGGTTACTATAGTGCACAAGGTGACTATGAACAAGCCATGGTTAGCTGATAATCTAAACCAAGGGAGGCTCCATGATTTCTACTGGTTGTTGGCAATCTTGAGTGCTTTGAACTTTGTCATATATTTGATTTGTGCCAGATGGTATGTCTACAAGGACAAGAGGCTCGCCGTCGACGAGGGAATTGAACTGGACGAAGTTGATGAGCCCACTTTCCACTGA